The Mariprofundus ferrinatatus DNA window GGATGGTCGGGGCACGGAAACCGGTCGATACATTGGTGTATAGTGATACCGAGTCGCTAATATCGTAGTTCAAGCCGCCACGCCAGGAGCCGACATTGAATTTCTTCTGCAGGAAGGGTGCAGCTGCAGCCGGCAGGTAATCCTCATAACTGAGTCGGATATGGTCGTAACGGCCGTTTGCGGTCGCCGTCAATGCATCGGTTACACGGAATTTAAGCTCCCCGTATCCGGCATACATACGCTCTTTCGTCCTGTCGCTGGTAATCAGCGTTCCGGCAGTAACCACGCCGCCGAACGGACTCGGGCTGGTACGGTGATCGGCCAGAATGGTCACCCGGTTCTTGTAGCTGTTATCGCGAATGTCGACTCCGCCCATCCACCCGACACTTTCGCTGCTACCACGCCACTCGCCCTTGATGCCGCGCTGAATCTGCTTGTAGTCGTTATCGTTCTGGTAGGCATTCACATCGGTCACAGGCAGACGGTTCACATCATAGCGAATCGGAGCGGTCCAGAAGCGGGTGTGATCACCGAACTGGTAGAGGTTAACCATCAGGTTGCTGGTTTCGGAGATGTCATTGGCATAGGTCAGGTAGAACTTGCCGAGGTCGACATTGTAGTTACGGGCAAAATCGCGGCCATCGACACTGGTCGGATCGACTGCCGCCTGCGTCACACCTGTGACTGTTCCGTGGCTGTCCTTGAAACGCTTGGCCACCTCCCAGCCGAAGGTGAGGTCGCTGGAGTCGGATGTGTAAAACTGCAGTTTTCCGTTCAGGTAGTCGGCTTTATATTTTCCCTGGAAGTAATAACTGTCGGCATCGCGACGGCTGGCCTGCACATGGCCCGATGCCACATCCGTAGCAAAACCGGCACGTGCCATGCCACGTTTATAACCGAAACTGCCAGCTTCAGCGGAAACGCTACCACCAGCCATTTTGGCGCCGCGTTTGGTGGTAATAATCACCGCTCCTGCCAGCGCATCGTCACCGAAGAGATAGGAGGCGCCACCCTTGATCACCTTGATCGATTCGATGTCGTCCATATTGATATTCACTCGTCCCGTACGCTCAAACACCGGTACGCCATCAATCACCACGGCCACACCCGGCTTCTCACCCATGAAACGCTGGTTCTCGACACCGCGGATATGAATCTTCAGCGAATCCTGACTCTGCAGCTCCGCCGTCACTCCCGGAATAGCATCAAGGATCTGCTTGATGTTCTCGGCATGCGCTTTTTCAACTTTGGCTCCGGAAATCACTGCGACATTGGAGGGCTCTCCGCGCTTGGATTCAAAACGGTCATCGATCGTTGTCGAATCGACTCGCATCAGCCCCATATCTTCTGCTTCGGCCATCCATGGTGTCATCAGCATGGCCAGCAGCGATGCGGCCGCTGTCACATGCTTTTTCATTTTCAGGTTCATCGTACCACCTTCCTCTTAAGTATTAATAAAATCGTTTTATCAGGTCGCATCCAGCCTGAAGCGCATACGAAACTCGCACTCCAGCGGGCAGTGAACATTTGATGGTGGTTTCGGTAACGGAACAGCCCTCTCCACTGCCTCTTTGGCCGCCGACAGCAGCAGCAAAGGGCCGTTATCAACCATCAGCTGGCGTGCTGATCCATCCGGAAAAAGGACAAAGCGAACATTCACCTCGCCTTCTATTCCCCGACGTCGTGCCGCTTTCGGATACCACTTGTGCTCCTCAATACGTGCCATTACATCAGCCAGATAGCGCTCCTTTTCCAGCTGGATAACCCCTTCATTAATCTGGGGAGCAGCTTGACTTGCTTCCGCTACCGCCTGTTGGAGCACTGCCGTTTCAGGCTGTGCTTCCTGTTTCGCCTCCTGCGGCTTCACCTTCGCTACCTTCTTCGCTTCAGGACGTTTTACCTTTTCGATCTTTTTCGCTTCCACCCTCTCAGGCTTCTCCTGAATCCGCTCCGGCACCGGGGCAGGCTCGGGAGCATGGGTCAGAAAACTCAGGCGTGTTACAGATGGATTGATCGGATCCGGTGCGGGAGCAGAGGTTACGCCGCCAAAGCCGATAAAGAGCAGCCCGTGCAGCAGCAGGGAGAGTGTAACTGCCGCTGAGCGCAGTCCGATCTGCCGTATGCCTCTCCCCTCCCCGGACATCATCTACCCCTTGGGTTTCTCGGTAACGATATCGACGCCAGTGGCACCGGCCTGACGCGCAGCATCGATCACGCGCACCGAATCGCCCAGCGTCACACCGCTATCACCGCGGATCACCACCCGCTTGTCACTGCGACCAGCCAGCACATCGGCCAGTTGCCCGGCAAGCATTTCATAAGAGATCACCTTGCCATCAATGCGCAGTGCGCCGGAACGTTCAATCACCACTTCCAGCGGCTCCTTCTCGTCAAGTGCAGTGGCGCTCACCGCTTCGGGCAACTCAATCGGCAACCCCTCATCATTGATAAAGTGAGCGGTAAGCATGAAAAAGACGAGCAGCAGGAAAACGATATCGATCAGCGGTGTCAGATTCGGGGCCTGGCCACTCCTGCGTGTTCCCTCAAATTGCATGGGCCAGAGAGTCCCCGTGTTTAATCTGATCGCTGACACTGTATTCCGGAGCATGTGGAAGCTGCTCAATCACCATGGATGCCACCCGCTGCATCGACTTGGCGCGTTTATCCACCAGACCTTCGAGAAAGTGCAGCAGAAAAAGAATGGGGATCGCTACGGCGAGGCCTGCTCCGGTAGTCACCATCGCTTCCCAGATACCTCCGGCCAAAACCATTGCATCCACCTTGCCGCCAGCGGCCTCGATCACCTGAAACGCTTTGATCATGCCGGTGATGGTGCCGAACAGCCCGAGTAACGGTGCGGTATTACCGAGCCATGCCAGCGTGCGCAGCCCTGTCTCCATACGAGCCAACTGCTCGGAACCAATACGCGAGGCCACCCTGGCGAGATCCTTTACACCCTGTTCAGCTGCCTCCTTCACACCAACAGCAATCGCAGTTTCAGGAGAAACGCGTTTTCCCTCTGCTGTGTAGAGGTTGTCGAGGCCACTGTTTACTTTAGGCAACAGCTGCAGATGTATAAGTCGTTCGACCACAATAGCGACTGCCACAACCGAGTAACCGAGCAACACCCACATTACCGGGCCGCCTTTGTCGATCAGCATACTTATATCCATCGCTTTACCTCCCCTTCCAGAAGTGGAGGCGAAGGTTAGGAGGAAGTTATAAAGTGAAAATTAGGCAAAATGTCGCGCGGCATTTTGCCGCATGGCAATTTGTCGCATGCTTTCCGGATCGCATGCGTTTGGGCCTCCTGAATCAGGCTTCATTGACGCATCGATCTATATCAGAATGGAGCTGAACATTTCTCTGGAACAGCACGGGATTTTTTCCTATGTTACCGACCTATGTTAGACATGGATGTCACAAAACTAGATATTCCGATTCATTTTCATTCGGACCCGAACTGCCTCTATAAAGTTGATGGCATCTGCTGTCATGGTGCAAACCCTGTCAGAAGACACGAGTGCAGAACCTATTGTCCTGTCACATCAGTCAGGTGGGTAGATGATCATTTCGGCCACCTGAGTAACAATGAAAAAGAGAACATGATCAGGGCAATTGCCAATTTCTGATCACCCTGCTTTCAGCGATATGTCCAGGTAGAAGCCATTTATGTTTTGGAAGGTCGCTTGGCCAGTTTTCGCTGCAGGGTACGCCTGTGCATACCAAGCCTTCTGGCAGTTTCTGAAATATTGCCGTCGCACTCCATCAGCACCTTCTGGATATGTTCCCACTCCAGCCGTCTGGTCGACATCGGCTGCTCGGCAACTTCGGCAGCGGCATCGCCACTCTTTTTCTGTAGTGCCGCAACCACCTCATCAGCATCTGCAGGCTTAGCCAGATAGTGCGTGGCGCCAAGCTTGATCGCCTCCACTGCCGTAGCAATTGAGGCATAACCGGTAAGCACAACAATGCGGGTGTGTTCATCCAGCTGATGAAGCCTCTCGACCAGCACCAGACCGGAATCACCAGGCATACTCAGATCCACCACGGCATATTCCGGTGCTGCATCACCCACCAGTTCAATAGCATCAGCAACATTGTTCGCCACCTGAACGGCAAACCCGCGTTTCTCCAGCGCAGATGAGAGGATGCGGCAGAACAGCGCATCATCATCGACCAGCAGCAGATTCGGCAGATCTCTGTTTGACTCCATCAGCTACTCCGTTTTCAACTTCTGCAGTGGCAGACGAATGTTAACAAGGGCACCACCATCGGGATGGTTACTGATATTCATCTCACCGCCAAGCCTTCGCACCACCTCACTGGCCAGATAAAAGCCAAGCCCGTGCCCATCTTTTTTGGTGGTGTAAAATGGTTTCCCTAGTGCATCCAATGCAGCCGCAGTAAGCCCTTCGCCAAAATCCCGTATCTCCAGTCTGAGTTCCGCAACAGACCACATGGCGTTCAGTTCAATCTGTTCCGGCGAGGCATCGGCAGCATTGTTCAGCACATTGATTACAGCCTGATTCAGGGTCTCGTCGACAACAATACTCGGAACCGGCTCATCTCCCTCCAACGAAACATGTATTGATGTCGAGGGATGCAACTCCTGCCAGCGCGAAATACAGTGATTCAAACAGCTTCTGACATCTTCACTATGTCCGCTCTCGGCTTTCATCTGCCCTGCACTGGCACTAATCTGACCCAAGGTCGCCTTACAGCGGTCTACCTGTGAGCGAAGGATTTCAATTTTCTCCACCAATTCTGGCTGGCCCTTGTACTCCTGCTCCATCTCTTTGGTCAGCACGGCCATGGTTGCCAGCGGAGTACCGAGTTCATGTGCAGCTCCCGCAGCCAGCGTACCAAGTGAAACCATATGCTCATCGCGCAGGTTTTTCTCGCGTGCTTCAGCCAGTTTCTGGTCTCGCTGGCGCAGTGCTTCAGCCATTGAGACTACAAAAAAGAGGATCAATCCGACAGCCAGCAGAAAGCTGAACCACATACCCAACACATGCAGGCTAAAGTCGCCTGCTGGGGCTGCATGGCCAGCATGAGTGCCATGCGATGCATGTCCGTGAACCGCCATCTCCTGTGTTAATGGCACATTGATCAGCATGAGGAACGTGTAACAGCCAAGTGTTACTGAAGCCATCGCCCAGACGTAGCGCTTGGGAAGCGTCGCCGCCACAATAACCAGTGGCAGCAAGAACAGGGATACAAAAGGATTGCTTGAGCCGCCAGCAAAATAGAGCAGAGCAGCAAGCGCAATAACATCAACCACCAGATGCAGAAAGAATTCATTTGCCGATGCCGAAGGTCTATTTTGGATTCGAAGCCAAAGTATCACATTTGACACGGCATATACTGCGATGACTGCAAGCATAGGAAGCAGAGGCAGCTCCACCGCAAGCAGATAGACGGCAAGACCGGTAGCGGCCAGTTCACTTGCAATCACAGCACTTCTGAAGACGAAAAGACGTTTCAGGTTATAGGCACCTGCCACATCCCGAAGCGCGTTATCAACAAACATCCGAACCCTTCATTGCTTGCAAACTACCATGCCGACAGCCTCTCTGAAAATAAGCTGGCAGGCTACATAAGAGAGAGCGCCAGCAGATGTGACAAATTGTCGCATTCCCATCAACAGCCTGTCCCACATGATACGCATGTGCCGGAGGGGCATGGTCGTTGTCTCATCCCCGGGATAGTCCTGCTGCTCCGGCACAACCTTCCATTTTCAGCGCATAGAATCATTTACAATTACACTTCAAACAGCAAAAAGCCCGGCCTGAGTGAGGACCGGGCTTGCGAATATGTTCCGGAGGGAAATATGGCACGAGAATTGTGCGGACAAGAGAGCCAGTTGGCTTGGGCCAGCCCTCATGCCCGACTTGGGGTGAAACAATAGCCATCGTAGCCTTGCATCCAATTGGGCAAATTGTCGCAGATAATAAAAAGCCCGGGACAAACCCGGGCCAGTATGTTTTCAGCGTACTAAGAACTACGCCTTCAGGTAGCTCTTGCACTCCTTGATACAATCAGCACAGGCATCGGCGCACGCCTTGCAGGTCGAATGTTTCTTCTCGTGCTTGCGACACTCCTTCTCACAGGCACCGCACATCTTGATGGAGAGTTCGCACAACTCCTTCATATATGCTGAGTCCATCGTCACCAGCTTGGCGTGGGCTGCACAGAAAGCGCCGGTTTCCAGCACGATCCTGGCGCAGTCGGCCATGGCGGTATCGCCCGCCTTGAACTCGATCAGGCAGTGGTGAATGCAGTCATCCCCGGTGCGCATACAGTTGTGTAGCGCTTCGATCATCTTTGCATTCTTGGCGCCGGTGGCATGGCCGTGGTGCATCGAATGGTCATCGGCGGCAAACGCCTCACCGATGCCGGCCAGTGCCGCACTCGATGCCAGTGCACCCAGCCCCAGTGCACCGGCCCCTTTCAGCATCGTACGACGCTCTATATCCAGATGTTCCGTCTGATCTCTATCCATACTCATACACCTCCGTGATGTTAATTGCGAATTCCTTATCCGTTCCCCGGGATGTGTTTCATTAAGGATAAGCTTAGCAGGAACAATCAGAGGGCGCGACATTTTGTCGCACCCCTGAATATGGGCAGTAAAACAAAGAACCCGGCCACGCAGGCCGGGTTCAATTCAATGCTACACAATGCCGGAGCTGATCAGTTTCTCAGGTTCAGCACATCCTGCATATCGTACCAGCCTGCACTCTTATCCATCAACCACGAGGCAGCGCGTACGGCGCCCTTGGCGAAAACCATACGATCAGCAGCGACATGGTTGATCTCGATACGCTCTTCATCGGCGATAAACATCGCCTGATGTTCGCCGACTATATTGCCGCCTCGTACCACCGAAAAGCCGATCGATCCGGGCTTTCTGGCACCGGTAATGCCTTCACGGGAGTAAACCGCCACCTCTTCCAGCGGTACGCAGCGGCCTGCTGCCAGCGCACGCCCCATAGCCAGTGCCGTACCACTCGGAGCATCCACCTTATGCTTGTGATGCGCCTCGAATATCTCGGCATCGTAATCCTCGTCCAGCACCTCAGCAGCCCGCTCAATCAGGCTTAACGCCAGATTCACGCCTACCGAATAGTTGGCTGCCATCACAACAGGTGATCCGGAAAGGATCTCCTTCAGCTCGTCGAGCTGCCCCGGTTCAAACCCGGTTGTCCCAATGATCATACCCATGCCGCGACTGGCCGCAAAATTGGCATGGTTCAGCGTCGCCACCGGGGAAGTGAAATCGATCACCACATCAGCCTCCGCACAGCTGTTGATGTCGTCGACAACCCCAACACCCAGTGTTTCGACACCGGCCAGTTCTCCTGCATCGCGACCGATAAACGGTGAACCCGGCCGCTCAGTCGCACCGGCCAGAATGGTGCCTTTACTGCCGCTGACCGCACGCACCAGCATACGTCCCATGCGTCCGGAAGCACCGACTACAATGATTCTCATGTCAGACATTACCTGCCCTCCTTGGAAAGATCTTCCCAGAAATCCTTAACCTTTCCCAGAAAAGAGGAGCGCTCCGGATAGACATCATCACCTGTCTCATCGGCAAATTCACGCAGCAACTGCTCCTGCTTCGAACTCATCTTCTTCGGCACGGCAATCTGCATGCGCACATAGAGGTCACCCTTCTGGCCACCGGCACGCACATCCGGCACACCGTGGCCGCGCAGACGGAATACGCGCCCACCCTCGGTTCCGGCAGGAATCCTGATCTTGATCTTGCCTTCCAGCGTCGGAGCATCGACCTCCGCACCCAGAGCGGCCTGCGGGAATGTCACAGGCATCGTACAGTAGAGGTCGGCACCATCGCGCTCGAAGATCTTGTGCGGTTTGAGTGAAATAACAATGTAGAGATCACCCGCCGGCGTTCCATGTTCACCCGCTTCGCCCTCACCGCTGACACGCACCTGTGCACCATCATAAACACCGGCCGGCACCTTCACTTTCAGCTTCTTGTTCACTCTTGTTCGGCCCGAACCACCGCAACTCTGGCATGGCGATTCGATACGTGTGCCGGAACCGTGGCAGCTAGGACATGTACGGCGCACGGCGAAGAAACCCTGCTGCATCTGTACCTGACCATGGCCGCCACAGGTAGAACATGGAACCGGATTAGAACCGGGCTTGGCACCACTGCCATGGCATGTGTCGCAGTTTTCATGCTTGGGAATATTGAGTTCAACCTCTTTTCCACTCGCCGCCTCTTCGAGGGTAACTGTGAGATTGTAGCGCAGGTCTGCACCACGCGTGGCACGACCACCGCCGCCGAAACCGAACATATCGCCGAACACATCACCGAACATATCGCCGAAATCACGGAAGGCATGTGAATCCTGGGCGCCCCCACGGCCCCAGAAGTCCTGCATCTGCTCATCCACACCTGCATGGCCATACTGGTCGTATCGTTTGCGTTTGGATTCATCGGTGAGCACTTCGTAGGCCTCGGTCACCTCGCGGAAGTTTTCCGCCGCCTTATCATCGTTCGGGTTACGGTCCGGATGGTATTTCATCGCCAGTTTTCGATAAGCACGCTTGATGGCGTTCTCATCGGCATCCTTGGCTACACCCAGTACTTCATAATAATCGCGTTTGGACACACTCACTCCCTGCTATCGTTACTCGTTCACGCTCTCTGCTCACATCGAACAGATGTGAAAAGGAGCGGCAGACCCTAAAGCCCCCGCTCCTCTCACGTCTCGGCTCACGCCTTACTTTTTGTCGTTTTCATCCACGACTTCAGCATCGAGAACATCATCATCATTCTTCTTGGATGACGCACCGGCAGCTTCGCCACCTGCAGCTTCAGCCTGCTCCTGCTGCATCTGCTGGTAGATCGCCTCACCCAGCTTCTGTGCTTTCTCAGCAAGCTTCTCTTCAGCGGCAGCGATGGTGTCGGTATCTCCACCCTCGATCGCCTTCTTCAGCGCCTCGAGTGCCTCCTCAATTTCCTTGCGAGTCGCCTCATCCACCTTGTCACCATGCTCTTTCAGCGACTTCTCGGTGGAGTAGACCAGTGCATCGGCACGATTCTTCGCTTCGATCTTCTCTTTCAGCTTCTTATCCGCATCAGCATTGGCCTCAGCATCCTTCTTCATGCGCTCGATCTCCTCCTCAGAGAGGCCGGAGCCGGACTCGATGCGAATGGAGGTCTCCTTGCCGGTACCCTTATCCTTGGCATGCACGTGCATAATGCCGTTGGCGTCGATATCGAAGGTCACCTCGATCTGCGGCATGCCGCGCGGTGCCGGCGCAATACCTTCAAGATTGAACAGGCCGAGCTGCTTGTTGGCCGCGAAAAGATCGCGCTCACCCTGTGCCACCTTGATGGTCACGGCCGTCTGGTTGTCGGCAGCCGTAGTATAGGTCTGGCTCTTCTTGGTCGGAATGGTGGTGTTCTTCTCGATAATCTTGTTGAACAGGCCACCCTCAACCTCAATACCGAGGGATAGCGGGGTTACGTCCAGCAACAGTACATCGGTCACATCACCTGTGAGTACCGCACCCTGAATCGCAGCACCGATCGCAACCACCTCATCCGGATTTACACCCTTATGCGGCTCACGGCCGAAGAACTCCTGCACCTTCTGCTGCACCAGCGGCATACGGGTCATACCACCGACCAGCACCACTTCGTGGATATCTGCAGCTTTGACACCGGCATCCTTGAGCGCCTGCTTGCATGGCTCGATCGATTTCTCGACCAGATCACCAACAAGGCTCTCGAACTTGGCACGTGAAAGCTTGATCAGAAGATGTTTCGGTCCGGATGCGTCAGCCGTGATAAACGGCAGGTTCACTTCGGTCTGAGTGCTTGAAGAGAGTTCGATTTTGGCCTTTTCGGCTGCCTCTTTCAGACGCTGCAGAGCCAGCTTGTCTTTCATCAGGTCAACACCATGCTCTTTCTTGAACTCTGCTGCCAGATACTTGATCAGCACCTGGTCGAAATCCTCACCGCCAAGGAAGGTATCGCCGTTGGTCGCCTTCACTTCGAAAACACCGTCACCGATCTCAAGAATCGAGATATCGAAAGTACCACCACCCAAGTCGTAAACGGCAATCAGGTGATTCTCTTCGGTTTTATCCAGACCGTAAGCGAGTGCCGCAGCCGTCGGCTCGTTAACGATACGCAGTACATTCAGGCCGGCGATTGCGCCGGCATCCTTGGTCGCCTGGCGCTGGGAGTCGTTGAAGTAGGCAGGAACGGTAATCACCGCATCCTTTACAGTTTCGCCCAGATAATCTTCGGCAGTCTTTTTCATCTTCTGCAACGTAATCGCAGAGATCTCCTGCGGGCTCATCTTCTTGCCGTCAGCCTCCAACCAGGCATCGCCGTTGTCGGCTTTTACCAGCGGATAGGAGACCAGCTCCTTATGGTGCTTCGCCTCTGCCGAATCGAACTTGCGGCCGATCAGTCGCTTCACCGCGTAGAATGTCTTGTCCGGGTTGGTCACCATCTGGCGCTTGGCAGATGCGCCAACCAACCGCTCATCAGCGGTAAATGCAACAACGGACGGGGTGGTGTTGTCGCCTTCGCTGTTGGCGATCACCTTAGCCTTGTCGCCTTCCATTACGGCTACACACGAGTTGGTGGTGCCGAGGTCAATTCCAATTACTTTTGCCATTTCTTCGTACTCCTGAATATAGGTAAAAACTTACGTTAAAACTGTCTTGAAAGTGTTTATGGGGGGAGGATTTCCCGTTTTCAACCCCTTAATAA harbors:
- a CDS encoding TonB-dependent receptor, whose product is MNLKMKKHVTAAASLLAMLMTPWMAEAEDMGLMRVDSTTIDDRFESKRGEPSNVAVISGAKVEKAHAENIKQILDAIPGVTAELQSQDSLKIHIRGVENQRFMGEKPGVAVVIDGVPVFERTGRVNINMDDIESIKVIKGGASYLFGDDALAGAVIITTKRGAKMAGGSVSAEAGSFGYKRGMARAGFATDVASGHVQASRRDADSYYFQGKYKADYLNGKLQFYTSDSSDLTFGWEVAKRFKDSHGTVTGVTQAAVDPTSVDGRDFARNYNVDLGKFYLTYANDISETSNLMVNLYQFGDHTRFWTAPIRYDVNRLPVTDVNAYQNDNDYKQIQRGIKGEWRGSSESVGWMGGVDIRDNSYKNRVTILADHRTSPSPFGGVVTAGTLITSDRTKERMYAGYGELKFRVTDALTATANGRYDHIRLSYEDYLPAAAAPFLQKKFNVGSWRGGLNYDISDSVSLYTNVSTGFRAPTIQQLFAGTISLTGTVAANPNLTPEQATNYEIGLRGKVDIGAGDVEWDIAAFQIDRKDFILNVAGQYANPATGVMDQYQNIGGMRNRGMEVSLKSDQSQFFSMDVAYTLLDANFTRYDNFNLLLGNRFSPMPGANAIVNYNNSGKVVPRAPKHKLFLAARIKPFEGFTLTTEMNAQSSYFADEINQEKIGGHAIFDLIANYDFATGSNNRVKWSLYGRVDNAFDRTYYNTARGYYDSNADFVYNAEDLSIVVNPGRRWNAGITATF
- a CDS encoding cell envelope integrity protein TolA; its protein translation is MSGEGRGIRQIGLRSAAVTLSLLLHGLLFIGFGGVTSAPAPDPINPSVTRLSFLTHAPEPAPVPERIQEKPERVEAKKIEKVKRPEAKKVAKVKPQEAKQEAQPETAVLQQAVAEASQAAPQINEGVIQLEKERYLADVMARIEEHKWYPKAARRRGIEGEVNVRFVLFPDGSARQLMVDNGPLLLLSAAKEAVERAVPLPKPPSNVHCPLECEFRMRFRLDAT
- a CDS encoding ExbD/TolR family protein: MQFEGTRRSGQAPNLTPLIDIVFLLLVFFMLTAHFINDEGLPIELPEAVSATALDEKEPLEVVIERSGALRIDGKVISYEMLAGQLADVLAGRSDKRVVIRGDSGVTLGDSVRVIDAARQAGATGVDIVTEKPKG
- a CDS encoding MotA/TolQ/ExbB proton channel family protein; protein product: MDISMLIDKGGPVMWVLLGYSVVAVAIVVERLIHLQLLPKVNSGLDNLYTAEGKRVSPETAIAVGVKEAAEQGVKDLARVASRIGSEQLARMETGLRTLAWLGNTAPLLGLFGTITGMIKAFQVIEAAGGKVDAMVLAGGIWEAMVTTGAGLAVAIPILFLLHFLEGLVDKRAKSMQRVASMVIEQLPHAPEYSVSDQIKHGDSLAHAI
- a CDS encoding response regulator transcription factor, which gives rise to MESNRDLPNLLLVDDDALFCRILSSALEKRGFAVQVANNVADAIELVGDAAPEYAVVDLSMPGDSGLVLVERLHQLDEHTRIVVLTGYASIATAVEAIKLGATHYLAKPADADEVVAALQKKSGDAAAEVAEQPMSTRRLEWEHIQKVLMECDGNISETARRLGMHRRTLQRKLAKRPSKT
- a CDS encoding ATP-binding protein, with protein sequence MFVDNALRDVAGAYNLKRLFVFRSAVIASELAATGLAVYLLAVELPLLPMLAVIAVYAVSNVILWLRIQNRPSASANEFFLHLVVDVIALAALLYFAGGSSNPFVSLFLLPLVIVAATLPKRYVWAMASVTLGCYTFLMLINVPLTQEMAVHGHASHGTHAGHAAPAGDFSLHVLGMWFSFLLAVGLILFFVVSMAEALRQRDQKLAEAREKNLRDEHMVSLGTLAAGAAHELGTPLATMAVLTKEMEQEYKGQPELVEKIEILRSQVDRCKATLGQISASAGQMKAESGHSEDVRSCLNHCISRWQELHPSTSIHVSLEGDEPVPSIVVDETLNQAVINVLNNAADASPEQIELNAMWSVAELRLEIRDFGEGLTAAALDALGKPFYTTKKDGHGLGFYLASEVVRRLGGEMNISNHPDGGALVNIRLPLQKLKTE
- a CDS encoding Csp1 family four helix bundle copper storage protein; this encodes MDRDQTEHLDIERRTMLKGAGALGLGALASSAALAGIGEAFAADDHSMHHGHATGAKNAKMIEALHNCMRTGDDCIHHCLIEFKAGDTAMADCARIVLETGAFCAAHAKLVTMDSAYMKELCELSIKMCGACEKECRKHEKKHSTCKACADACADCIKECKSYLKA
- the dapB gene encoding 4-hydroxy-tetrahydrodipicolinate reductase: MSDMRIIVVGASGRMGRMLVRAVSGSKGTILAGATERPGSPFIGRDAGELAGVETLGVGVVDDINSCAEADVVIDFTSPVATLNHANFAASRGMGMIIGTTGFEPGQLDELKEILSGSPVVMAANYSVGVNLALSLIERAAEVLDEDYDAEIFEAHHKHKVDAPSGTALAMGRALAAGRCVPLEEVAVYSREGITGARKPGSIGFSVVRGGNIVGEHQAMFIADEERIEINHVAADRMVFAKGAVRAASWLMDKSAGWYDMQDVLNLRN
- the dnaJ gene encoding molecular chaperone DnaJ translates to MSKRDYYEVLGVAKDADENAIKRAYRKLAMKYHPDRNPNDDKAAENFREVTEAYEVLTDESKRKRYDQYGHAGVDEQMQDFWGRGGAQDSHAFRDFGDMFGDVFGDMFGFGGGGRATRGADLRYNLTVTLEEAASGKEVELNIPKHENCDTCHGSGAKPGSNPVPCSTCGGHGQVQMQQGFFAVRRTCPSCHGSGTRIESPCQSCGGSGRTRVNKKLKVKVPAGVYDGAQVRVSGEGEAGEHGTPAGDLYIVISLKPHKIFERDGADLYCTMPVTFPQAALGAEVDAPTLEGKIKIRIPAGTEGGRVFRLRGHGVPDVRAGGQKGDLYVRMQIAVPKKMSSKQEQLLREFADETGDDVYPERSSFLGKVKDFWEDLSKEGR
- the dnaK gene encoding molecular chaperone DnaK; protein product: MAKVIGIDLGTTNSCVAVMEGDKAKVIANSEGDNTTPSVVAFTADERLVGASAKRQMVTNPDKTFYAVKRLIGRKFDSAEAKHHKELVSYPLVKADNGDAWLEADGKKMSPQEISAITLQKMKKTAEDYLGETVKDAVITVPAYFNDSQRQATKDAGAIAGLNVLRIVNEPTAAALAYGLDKTEENHLIAVYDLGGGTFDISILEIGDGVFEVKATNGDTFLGGEDFDQVLIKYLAAEFKKEHGVDLMKDKLALQRLKEAAEKAKIELSSSTQTEVNLPFITADASGPKHLLIKLSRAKFESLVGDLVEKSIEPCKQALKDAGVKAADIHEVVLVGGMTRMPLVQQKVQEFFGREPHKGVNPDEVVAIGAAIQGAVLTGDVTDVLLLDVTPLSLGIEVEGGLFNKIIEKNTTIPTKKSQTYTTAADNQTAVTIKVAQGERDLFAANKQLGLFNLEGIAPAPRGMPQIEVTFDIDANGIMHVHAKDKGTGKETSIRIESGSGLSEEEIERMKKDAEANADADKKLKEKIEAKNRADALVYSTEKSLKEHGDKVDEATRKEIEEALEALKKAIEGGDTDTIAAAEEKLAEKAQKLGEAIYQQMQQEQAEAAGGEAAGASSKKNDDDVLDAEVVDENDKK